A region from the Desulfitobacterium dehalogenans ATCC 51507 genome encodes:
- a CDS encoding MFS transporter yields the protein MRNLPRHNSLYRVFPALSHSSFRWFWGGQIISLIGTWTQNIGQAWLVLQLTNSPFLLGLVAAMQFVPTMLFSLHAGAWIDHLPKRKVLIATQTIMMILAFALAFLVGSGSLQYWMLLIMAFILGVSNTVDVPTRQSFIIELVGREHLANAIALNSAIFNAARLVGPAIAGVIMGVWGPMWCFLINGFSFIGVLGILIFVPSIPHQEKVAPKKETLGKDILNGLNYIRKTPSIFMVIIMMGFLSTVAMNFNVLVPVLAKIDLQEGALGYGLLMSTLGFGALIGALTVVIKSAEGPQPLLLLVGAFGLGIFNVVVGLQNTYLLSAFFLAFLGWSMIVFSASANSIIQITVDGEYRGRVMSVYSLVFGGMVPIGSVYAGTLSDFWGAKVTFVISGILTLLFMCGIVFLLRRYRKDEGHENSGLI from the coding sequence ATGAGAAATTTACCTAGGCATAATTCCTTATATCGAGTATTTCCAGCACTCAGTCATAGCTCATTCCGTTGGTTTTGGGGTGGACAGATTATTTCACTGATTGGGACATGGACCCAAAATATAGGTCAAGCCTGGTTGGTATTGCAGTTAACCAATTCACCTTTTTTGCTTGGGTTGGTAGCCGCCATGCAATTCGTACCTACCATGTTGTTCTCCCTACATGCCGGAGCTTGGATTGATCATTTACCTAAACGTAAAGTACTGATTGCAACACAGACCATTATGATGATTTTAGCCTTTGCTTTAGCTTTTTTAGTGGGTTCGGGTTCGCTTCAATATTGGATGCTTCTAATTATGGCGTTCATTCTTGGCGTGTCCAACACAGTGGATGTTCCAACGCGCCAATCCTTTATTATTGAATTGGTAGGGAGGGAACATTTAGCCAACGCTATTGCCCTGAATTCCGCGATTTTTAATGCTGCTCGTTTAGTAGGCCCTGCCATAGCCGGAGTGATCATGGGAGTATGGGGACCGATGTGGTGTTTCTTGATTAATGGTTTTAGTTTTATTGGGGTTTTAGGAATTTTAATCTTTGTTCCCTCCATTCCTCATCAAGAAAAGGTCGCTCCTAAAAAAGAAACCTTGGGGAAAGATATTCTTAATGGGTTGAACTATATAAGAAAAACCCCCTCTATTTTTATGGTTATCATTATGATGGGCTTTTTGAGCACCGTTGCCATGAATTTCAATGTACTTGTTCCTGTTTTGGCCAAAATTGATTTGCAAGAAGGGGCCTTGGGATATGGACTCTTAATGAGCACTTTGGGATTTGGTGCCCTTATCGGCGCTTTAACTGTGGTCATAAAAAGTGCGGAAGGCCCACAACCTCTTTTACTTTTAGTGGGAGCTTTTGGACTGGGGATTTTCAATGTGGTTGTAGGATTGCAGAATACTTATCTTTTAAGTGCATTTTTCTTAGCCTTTCTCGGTTGGTCCATGATTGTTTTTTCTGCTTCAGCTAATTCAATAATCCAAATTACAGTGGACGGTGAATATCGAGGGAGAGTAATGAGTGTTTATAGCCTCGTTTTTGGAGGTATGGTTCCCATAGGAAGTGTTTACGCCGGGACATTATCCGATTTTTGGGGAGCGAAGGTCACCTTTGTAATTAGTGGAATTCTCACATTATTATTTATGTGTGGGATTGTCTTTTTACTAAGGCGTTATCGAAAGGATGAAGGTCATGAGAATAGCGGTCTTATCTGA
- a CDS encoding DMT family transporter — MNKFISLPAVIAALSGIAMAIQGTLNSGLYQKTSILAATLVVHIIGTVIGLIAVMVTRVPLLDYNWLSIPWYFYLGGVLSVVIVGLVALSIPKIGVSNATTAIIIGQVGAALIIDHLGLFGAERLAWNPWQFLGLLLFAVGAKLLFN, encoded by the coding sequence ATGAATAAATTTATATCTCTACCGGCAGTTATAGCTGCACTTTCCGGCATTGCAATGGCTATTCAAGGCACTTTGAATTCCGGACTTTACCAAAAGACTTCCATTTTAGCCGCTACTTTGGTTGTACATATCATCGGCACAGTGATCGGGCTAATTGCCGTAATGGTCACTAGAGTCCCCCTACTAGATTATAACTGGCTATCCATTCCTTGGTACTTTTACCTCGGTGGGGTTCTTAGTGTAGTCATTGTAGGTTTAGTCGCCTTAAGCATTCCAAAGATTGGGGTAAGTAATGCAACTACAGCTATCATCATAGGTCAAGTAGGGGCCGCACTAATTATCGATCATTTAGGACTTTTTGGTGCAGAACGTCTCGCCTGGAACCCCTGGCAATTTCTTGGGTTATTGCTCTTTGCCGTTGGAGCAAAACTTCTTTTTAATTAA